One segment of Polaribacter huanghezhanensis DNA contains the following:
- a CDS encoding universal stress protein codes for MKNILVPIGSSENSINTLQYAIDFACEIDANVFVLRAYNVQPKAGTIINIDEILERESNLYMRSIINAANRKGKDIQLITAKGNVLDSIASVEKEIGVDLIVMGPKSNSIKEEVFLGSTSGSVVKQSNIPVLIVPESYVFKPFNVILTAFKTGVVNKKGVLKPLQFIKDKFNPVINLLLVKTPNYTDKDLILNPALDSLKSSLTITENATTFQGVLEHFQSNQPDMLCVFRRKRGFFTKLWEKNTILKEEFHCNVPLLVLGGKQ; via the coding sequence ATGAAAAATATACTTGTTCCGATCGGTTCTTCAGAAAACTCAATAAACACCTTGCAGTACGCCATTGATTTTGCTTGTGAGATTGATGCAAATGTCTTTGTGCTTAGAGCATACAATGTGCAGCCAAAAGCAGGAACAATTATAAATATTGATGAAATTTTAGAGCGCGAATCTAATTTGTATATGCGTTCTATAATTAATGCTGCAAACAGAAAAGGAAAAGATATTCAATTAATTACCGCGAAAGGAAATGTGTTAGACTCTATAGCATCTGTAGAAAAAGAAATTGGAGTGGATTTAATTGTAATGGGGCCAAAAAGCAACTCTATAAAAGAAGAAGTTTTTTTAGGAAGCACTTCTGGGAGCGTTGTAAAACAATCTAATATTCCTGTTTTAATTGTTCCAGAATCGTATGTTTTTAAGCCATTTAATGTTATTTTAACAGCGTTTAAAACGGGTGTTGTAAATAAAAAAGGGGTATTGAAACCTTTACAATTTATAAAGGATAAATTCAATCCTGTGATTAATTTGTTGTTGGTTAAAACACCAAATTATACAGATAAAGATTTGATTCTAAATCCAGCATTAGACAGTTTAAAATCTTCGTTAACAATTACAGAAAATGCAACTACTTTTCAAGGAGTTTTAGAACATTTTCAATCGAATCAACCAGATATGTTGTGTGTTTTTAGACGTAAAAGAGGGTTTTTTACAAAGCTATGGGAAAAGAATACAATTCTAAAAGAAGAGTTTCACTGTAATGTTCCTTTGTTGGTTTTAGGAGGGAAGCAATAA
- a CDS encoding MATE family efflux transporter translates to MKTDISLKKINKLAFPALVAGIAEPLLSITDTAIIGNIENNAIESLAAVGIVGAFISMLVWVFGQIRSAISSIVSQYLGANKLEEIKSLPSQAITIVVVLSLLVIAISYPFSETIFKFYNASGAILKYCVEYFNIRILGFPFTLFTFAIFGVFRGLQNTYYPMLIAITGAVLNIFLDYLFVYGFADIIPAMYIKGAAYASVIAQITMAGLSAILLLKKTAIPLKIVLPIHPEIKRLLGMVFNLFIRTLALNLALYFGTAYATSYGKEYIAAYIIGLNLWLLGAFMIDGYASVGNILSGKLLGQKDYKTLIELNKKLLKYAFVLGSVFIVLGTVFYKPIGTLFTKETAVLEQFYLAFWVILAMQPLCAMTFIFDGVFKGLGEMKYLRNVLIFATLIGFVPTLLFFDALDFKLYAIWIAFTVWMFFRGIFLFFKFKRKFSLLAQKQ, encoded by the coding sequence TTGAAAACAGATATTAGCCTTAAAAAAATAAACAAATTGGCTTTTCCTGCTTTAGTTGCCGGAATTGCTGAACCGTTGCTTTCTATTACCGATACCGCTATTATTGGAAATATAGAAAATAATGCAATTGAATCTTTGGCTGCAGTTGGAATTGTAGGCGCGTTTATTTCTATGTTGGTTTGGGTTTTTGGACAAATTAGAAGTGCAATTTCTTCGATTGTTTCTCAATATTTAGGCGCTAATAAATTAGAGGAAATCAAATCCTTGCCATCACAAGCAATAACAATTGTTGTTGTACTCAGCTTATTGGTGATTGCCATTTCATATCCTTTTTCAGAAACTATTTTTAAATTTTACAATGCTTCTGGAGCTATTTTAAAATATTGTGTGGAGTATTTTAATATCCGGATCTTAGGCTTTCCGTTTACCCTTTTTACATTCGCCATTTTCGGTGTTTTTAGAGGCTTGCAAAACACGTATTACCCGATGCTAATTGCCATTACTGGCGCGGTATTAAATATCTTTTTAGATTATCTCTTTGTATATGGTTTTGCTGATATTATTCCTGCAATGTATATAAAAGGTGCAGCCTACGCGAGTGTAATTGCGCAAATTACAATGGCTGGTTTATCTGCAATTTTATTATTGAAAAAAACCGCAATTCCGTTAAAAATTGTGCTTCCAATACATCCCGAAATAAAACGGTTATTGGGCATGGTATTCAATTTATTTATTAGAACATTGGCTTTAAATTTGGCGTTATATTTTGGAACTGCATATGCAACTTCTTATGGAAAAGAATACATTGCTGCTTATATTATCGGTTTAAATTTATGGTTATTAGGCGCTTTTATGATTGATGGATATGCTAGTGTAGGAAATATTTTATCTGGTAAATTATTAGGTCAAAAAGATTATAAAACACTGATCGAATTAAATAAAAAACTGCTAAAATATGCCTTTGTTTTGGGCAGTGTTTTTATCGTATTAGGAACTGTTTTCTACAAACCAATCGGAACACTGTTTACCAAAGAAACTGCTGTTTTAGAACAATTTTATTTAGCCTTTTGGGTCATTTTAGCCATGCAACCTTTGTGCGCAATGACCTTTATTTTTGATGGAGTTTTTAAAGGTTTGGGAGAAATGAAATACTTGCGAAATGTCTTAATTTTTGCAACATTGATCGGTTTTGTTCCCACATTACTTTTTTTCGATGCCTTAGACTTTAAATTGTATGCAATTTGGATTGCTTTTACCGTTTGGATGTTTTTCAGAGGCATCTTTTTATTCTTTAAATTTAAAAGAAAGTTTTCTCTACTAGCACAAAAGCAGTAA
- a CDS encoding enoyl-CoA hydratase/isomerase family protein, whose protein sequence is MTTQHTEGSLYTNIVNRIATIEFGHPASNSFPSTLLDRLTKELQRVSTLDEVSVIILKSEGEKAFCAGASFEELVAIDNFEDGKKFFSGFANVINAMRTCSKLIIGSVQGKAVGGGVGLIAACDYVLATEAASIKLSEFTIGIGPFVIAPAVERKIGVAGLAELTLAATEWKNAYWAKEKGLFSKVLETKNELTKETEFLAEKLASYNPDAITEMKKALWKGTENWNSLLLERAEITGKLVLSEFTKKALSKFKK, encoded by the coding sequence ATGACAACGCAACATACCGAAGGAAGTTTATATACCAATATTGTCAATCGAATTGCAACCATAGAATTTGGTCACCCAGCTAGTAATTCGTTTCCAAGTACTTTATTAGATCGTTTGACAAAAGAATTGCAACGTGTCTCTACGCTTGATGAGGTAAGCGTTATCATCTTAAAATCTGAAGGAGAAAAAGCATTTTGCGCTGGTGCATCTTTTGAAGAATTGGTTGCTATTGACAATTTTGAAGATGGGAAAAAATTCTTTTCAGGCTTTGCAAATGTCATCAACGCAATGAGAACTTGTTCTAAATTAATTATTGGAAGTGTACAAGGAAAAGCTGTTGGCGGTGGTGTTGGATTGATTGCTGCTTGTGATTATGTATTGGCTACTGAAGCTGCTTCTATAAAATTATCAGAATTCACAATCGGAATTGGACCTTTTGTAATTGCTCCTGCAGTTGAACGCAAAATCGGTGTTGCTGGTTTGGCGGAATTAACATTGGCGGCAACAGAATGGAAAAACGCCTATTGGGCAAAAGAAAAAGGATTGTTTTCTAAAGTCTTAGAGACTAAAAACGAACTAACGAAAGAAACTGAATTCTTAGCAGAAAAATTAGCTTCTTACAATCCAGACGCAATAACAGAAATGAAAAAAGCTCTTTGGAAAGGAACAGAAAACTGGAATAGTTTATTGCTTGAAAGAGCAGAAATAACTGGAAAATTAGTATTGTCTGAATTCACAAAAAAAGCTTTATCAAAATTTAAAAAGTAA
- a CDS encoding 6-pyruvoyl trahydropterin synthase family protein, which yields MSTIRITKQFNFETGHALYGYDGKCKNVHGHSYKLSVTVIGKPITDSSQVKYGMVIDFSDLKKIVKEEIVDVFDHATVFNQNTPHIELAKELKDRDHHVILVDYQPTSEMMVIDFANKIKKRLPENINLFSLRLQETETSFAEWFASDN from the coding sequence ATGAGTACAATAAGAATTACAAAACAATTCAATTTTGAAACAGGTCATGCATTGTATGGTTACGACGGGAAATGTAAAAACGTTCACGGACATTCTTACAAGCTTTCTGTAACTGTAATCGGAAAACCAATTACAGATAGTTCTCAGGTAAAATATGGAATGGTAATCGACTTTTCTGATTTAAAAAAAATTGTAAAAGAAGAAATTGTAGATGTGTTTGATCATGCAACCGTTTTTAATCAAAATACGCCACATATCGAATTGGCGAAAGAACTAAAAGATCGTGATCATCATGTGATTTTGGTAGATTATCAACCAACAAGTGAAATGATGGTGATTGATTTTGCTAATAAAATTAAAAAGAGATTACCAGAAAATATCAACTTATTTTCGTTGCGTTTGCAAGAAACAGAAACAAGTTTTGCCGAATGGTTTGCGAGTGATAATTGA
- the pth gene encoding aminoacyl-tRNA hydrolase — protein MKKFLIVGLGNIGEQYDNSRHNIGFKILDELAKDHKVTFETDKLGDVATFRFKGRTFILLKPSTYMNLSGKAVKYWMDKEKISIENTLIVTDDLNIDFGTIRLKGKGSAGGHNGLKDIQEKLNTTTYPRFRFGVGADYSKGRQVDFVLSKWSKEETSLLIERLPVSCNVITSFGTAGMANTMNAFNGK, from the coding sequence ATGAAGAAATTTTTAATTGTTGGTTTAGGGAATATTGGAGAACAATATGACAATTCGCGTCATAATATTGGTTTTAAAATACTAGATGAATTGGCAAAAGACCATAAAGTAACTTTTGAAACAGATAAATTAGGAGATGTTGCAACTTTTCGTTTTAAAGGAAGAACCTTTATTTTATTAAAGCCAAGTACGTATATGAATTTAAGCGGAAAAGCAGTAAAATATTGGATGGATAAAGAAAAGATATCCATAGAAAATACATTAATTGTTACGGACGATTTAAATATTGATTTTGGAACTATCAGATTAAAAGGAAAAGGAAGTGCTGGCGGACATAATGGATTGAAAGACATTCAAGAAAAATTAAACACCACAACATATCCACGGTTTCGATTTGGAGTTGGCGCAGATTATTCTAAAGGAAGGCAAGTAGATTTTGTGTTGAGTAAATGGAGCAAAGAAGAAACAAGTTTATTGATTGAGAGATTACCGGTTTCTTGTAATGTAATTACTTCTTTTGGAACAGCAGGCATGGCAAACACCATGAATGCTTTTAACGGAAAATAA
- a CDS encoding 50S ribosomal protein L25/general stress protein Ctc, translating to MKSITIKGSQRESVGKVATKALRNAGQVPCVIYGGDKPMHFSAAEIAFKNLVYTPNVYTATIELDGKKIAAILQDIQFHPVTDRIIHIDFYQLFDDKEVTMEIPVHLVGKAPGVLNGGSLRFPKRKLRVKALPGDLPDFFNADISKLKIGSKLFVTDLDNKNCTFLHPANTVVAQVRMSRNATEELEDEEETEEGAEAEAEATATE from the coding sequence ATGAAATCAATTACAATCAAAGGATCTCAAAGAGAAAGCGTAGGTAAAGTAGCAACGAAAGCCTTACGTAATGCTGGTCAGGTTCCTTGCGTTATATACGGAGGAGACAAGCCAATGCATTTTTCAGCAGCAGAAATCGCATTTAAAAATCTTGTGTATACTCCAAACGTTTATACAGCAACGATTGAATTAGACGGGAAAAAAATTGCAGCAATTTTACAAGACATTCAGTTTCACCCAGTAACAGACAGAATCATACACATTGATTTTTATCAATTATTTGATGATAAAGAAGTGACTATGGAAATTCCTGTACATTTAGTAGGAAAAGCTCCAGGTGTTTTAAATGGAGGGTCTTTACGTTTTCCAAAACGTAAATTAAGAGTAAAAGCACTACCAGGTGATTTGCCAGATTTTTTCAATGCAGATATTTCTAAATTAAAGATCGGAAGTAAGTTATTTGTTACAGATCTTGATAACAAAAACTGTACATTTTTACATCCAGCCAACACGGTTGTAGCGCAAGTAAGAATGTCTCGTAATGCAACTGAAGAATTAGAAGATGAAGAAGAAACAGAAGAAGGAGCAGAAGCAGAAGCAGAAGCAACAGCTACAGAATAA
- a CDS encoding ribose-phosphate pyrophosphokinase, translated as MPSNQLEPKIFACSQSIELAEKIAKEYGTKLGEVTITHFSDGEFQPAFEESIRGRRVFIIGSTFPTADNLMEMLLMIDAAKRASARHVTAVMPYFGWARQDRKDKPRVAIGAKLVANLIQAAGATRIMTMDLHADQIQGFFEKPVDHLFASTIFLPYVKSLGLEDLMIASPDMGGSKRAYAYSKYLDSDVVICYKQRKKANVISHMELIGEVTGKNVILVDDMIDTGGTLAKAADLMMERGAKSVRAICTHPLLSGNAIERIENSSLIELIVSDTIPLKGASSKIKVVTCAPLFADVMHKVQDNTSISGQFLM; from the coding sequence ATGCCTTCAAATCAATTAGAACCCAAAATTTTTGCATGTTCACAAAGTATAGAATTAGCAGAAAAAATAGCCAAAGAATATGGTACCAAATTAGGAGAAGTAACAATTACTCATTTTAGTGATGGCGAATTTCAGCCAGCTTTTGAAGAATCAATTCGAGGAAGGCGCGTTTTTATTATAGGCTCTACATTTCCAACAGCAGATAATTTAATGGAAATGTTATTAATGATTGATGCTGCAAAAAGAGCATCGGCAAGACACGTAACAGCAGTAATGCCTTATTTTGGTTGGGCAAGACAAGACAGAAAAGACAAGCCAAGAGTTGCAATTGGTGCAAAATTAGTTGCCAATTTAATTCAGGCTGCGGGAGCAACAAGAATTATGACGATGGATTTACATGCAGATCAAATTCAAGGATTTTTTGAAAAACCAGTAGATCATTTATTTGCATCAACAATCTTTTTGCCCTACGTAAAATCGTTAGGATTAGAAGATTTAATGATTGCATCTCCAGATATGGGCGGATCTAAAAGAGCGTATGCATATTCTAAATACTTAGATTCTGATGTGGTAATTTGTTATAAACAACGTAAAAAAGCCAATGTAATTTCTCATATGGAATTGATTGGTGAGGTAACAGGGAAAAATGTTATTTTAGTTGATGACATGATTGACACAGGAGGGACATTAGCAAAAGCTGCAGATTTAATGATGGAAAGAGGAGCGAAAAGTGTGCGAGCAATTTGTACGCATCCCTTACTTTCTGGAAATGCAATTGAACGTATAGAAAACTCTAGTTTAATAGAGTTAATTGTATCTGATACAATTCCTTTAAAAGGAGCGAGTTCTAAAATAAAAGTTGTAACTTGCGCCCCTTTATTCGCAGATGTTATGCACAAAGTTCAAGACAATACTAGCATCAGTGGACAATTTTTAATGTAA
- a CDS encoding GIY-YIG nuclease family protein, whose product MFTVYAISSIKRNYIYVGLTNNLEKRLIRHNKGYKPTTKPYAPFQLIYSEITETRIEARAKEKYWKSGIGKEKLRSLRDSK is encoded by the coding sequence GTGTTTACAGTATATGCAATTTCAAGTATTAAAAGGAATTATATATATGTTGGATTAACTAATAATCTTGAAAAGAGATTGATAAGACATAATAAAGGTTATAAACCAACAACAAAACCTTATGCTCCTTTTCAATTAATTTATTCTGAAATAACAGAAACAAGAATAGAAGCAAGAGCAAAAGAAAAATATTGGAAATCTGGGATTGGTAAAGAAAAATTACGTTCTTTGCGTGATTCTAAGTAA
- a CDS encoding phosphorylase family protein, with amino-acid sequence MSNIIIHQAFYGEVNKAHSKIHQTIDDSELTSFLIRFTDRPGSLSPGVTLKPYLSGSDFKKYYVFTKTFPDPQASRSGMVLTHVLITEISSLKNLNDLKSILSLLISEVPFDRTNLEPVELNVVNSDHTYENRQPIYVQKTLSSFIKGDLPILFTGDLDSFEEILQRLWNSPIDGFREQLKYRASFSPKDIEGSDDITIVSIQKELLPKWGTHSIINDTDKVLIEITSHSEALFLGHSKENPFQIFIKELDVNINSLQVARQCDSLFSNYTKINELNNTDILRGDIRMLSKLSPNKNSGLIIKQKYLEKYKNLILNGLELNVKGLRNISWNSFAQGEENGRNLVNSIIEKTIKDSQFKHIEMLSEISIIAVNETSKTWWHKTIVESLKRNISNTEDIIQKSIWKLLLFSKDCSKTILSIIPSLKDSEAILIQYLPKEVPAEIGNIFLLESQKRKWYLMHAEILLKLYKTEEAVKRQLILENSLSFEDSIGMNLILKEISDNGVLAITLDSCNEKLILELTKRIIKSETLLKTLDLQVSCWLNIWTAVLNEKQVFNYGIKGKEQAIVFSAFDLILQGKKVDDIVFEHISHTTYSNISDYTSRNEVWEYIPISSRDMFIDATADTILERLLKDEIDGDSIEQILTDRLTSALYITSFLNKNRNNIEPVLKVFESFSNLPEKFLSDYIYYYSSQITENESHRLGTIILNRNFTTTARNIYDKSSYYMSFTLAYEISKSLVKLSWWESLRPSPILPLSSQYKPMVQQKESELNAIESLPTVVILTAIQEEYDAVKLFLKEVVEVDQDDTTYEAGIFSLYEKDIAKVIIRECGAKNTIAAQETERAIRNFKPSAIFFAGIAGSRKPNDFSLGDVIFPKEIYSYEAGKSDKKSFVARPDLASTTYTLMEIAKKERRKEDWKSLIKNGWNQVVKADLGIIASGEQIIEHYESEIGDILTKHYNDTSVVEMEGFGFAKAAMRQGRGNSQMMIGVVRGISDIIGQPSKKKMEEEDTDRRPENAKQLASDTAAAFTYWLIFKAFP; translated from the coding sequence ATGAGTAACATTATTATCCATCAAGCCTTTTATGGTGAAGTCAACAAAGCTCATTCCAAAATTCATCAAACTATTGATGATTCTGAACTAACTTCATTCTTAATCAGATTTACGGATAGACCCGGTTCACTATCACCTGGCGTTACTCTTAAACCATATCTCTCAGGTTCAGATTTTAAGAAATATTACGTTTTTACTAAAACCTTTCCTGATCCGCAAGCTAGTCGCTCTGGCATGGTTCTAACACATGTTTTAATTACGGAAATATCATCACTTAAAAACCTTAATGACTTAAAAAGTATCCTAAGTCTTTTGATATCTGAAGTTCCGTTTGATAGAACCAATTTGGAGCCTGTAGAACTTAACGTTGTAAATTCTGATCACACTTATGAAAATAGACAACCAATTTATGTCCAAAAAACTCTTTCATCATTCATTAAGGGTGATTTACCTATTCTGTTTACAGGTGATTTAGACTCCTTTGAGGAAATACTTCAGCGTTTATGGAATTCTCCTATCGATGGATTTAGAGAACAACTTAAGTACAGAGCCAGTTTTTCACCCAAAGACATAGAAGGTTCGGATGATATAACCATTGTTTCAATTCAGAAAGAATTGTTGCCAAAATGGGGGACGCACAGTATAATTAATGACACAGATAAAGTTTTAATAGAAATAACTTCACATTCAGAAGCCTTGTTTCTAGGCCATTCAAAAGAAAACCCGTTTCAAATATTTATTAAAGAACTTGATGTAAATATAAATAGTCTACAAGTTGCTCGTCAATGTGATTCACTATTTTCCAATTACACTAAAATAAATGAATTGAATAACACTGATATTTTAAGGGGCGACATCAGAATGCTATCAAAGCTTTCACCCAATAAGAATAGTGGATTAATAATAAAACAAAAATATCTCGAAAAATATAAAAATTTGATTTTAAATGGACTAGAGTTGAATGTGAAAGGACTAAGAAATATCTCATGGAACTCCTTTGCACAAGGGGAAGAAAATGGTAGAAACCTTGTAAATTCAATTATTGAAAAGACCATTAAAGATTCCCAGTTTAAGCATATTGAAATGCTTTCTGAAATTTCCATCATTGCTGTAAATGAAACAAGCAAAACTTGGTGGCATAAAACCATAGTTGAATCCTTAAAAAGGAACATCTCAAACACGGAAGATATTATTCAGAAATCAATATGGAAACTCTTACTCTTCTCTAAAGATTGCTCCAAAACTATCTTATCAATTATACCTTCTCTTAAAGACTCAGAAGCAATTCTAATTCAATATTTGCCAAAAGAAGTACCAGCTGAAATAGGAAATATTTTTTTGCTTGAGTCACAAAAAAGGAAATGGTATTTGATGCATGCAGAAATTTTATTGAAACTCTACAAAACTGAAGAAGCCGTTAAAAGGCAATTAATTTTAGAGAATTCGTTAAGTTTTGAGGATTCAATAGGTATGAACTTGATCCTAAAAGAAATTTCAGATAATGGAGTCTTAGCCATTACTCTTGATTCGTGTAACGAGAAACTAATTCTAGAACTGACAAAAAGAATAATTAAAAGTGAGACTCTTTTAAAAACCCTTGATTTACAAGTTTCTTGTTGGTTAAATATTTGGACAGCTGTTCTCAACGAAAAGCAAGTATTTAATTATGGTATTAAGGGCAAAGAACAAGCGATTGTTTTCAGTGCTTTTGATTTAATATTGCAAGGCAAAAAAGTAGATGACATAGTTTTTGAACATATTTCACACACAACTTATTCAAATATTTCAGACTATACCAGTCGCAATGAAGTTTGGGAATACATACCAATTAGTTCTAGGGATATGTTTATTGATGCAACAGCCGACACAATATTAGAGAGGTTGCTCAAAGACGAAATTGATGGTGACTCAATAGAGCAGATTTTAACCGATCGTCTTACATCTGCATTGTATATCACATCATTCCTAAATAAAAACAGGAATAATATTGAGCCAGTGTTAAAGGTTTTCGAGAGTTTCTCTAATCTACCAGAAAAATTTCTTAGTGATTATATCTACTACTATAGTTCACAAATCACGGAAAATGAATCTCATAGGCTTGGCACTATTATTCTAAATAGAAATTTCACAACCACAGCACGTAATATTTATGATAAATCAAGTTACTATATGTCATTCACGTTGGCTTATGAAATTTCTAAATCTTTAGTGAAACTAAGCTGGTGGGAATCACTCCGTCCTAGTCCGATTCTACCACTATCATCACAATATAAACCTATGGTACAACAAAAAGAAAGCGAATTAAATGCAATAGAATCACTTCCAACAGTAGTTATTTTAACGGCAATACAAGAAGAATATGATGCTGTTAAACTATTCCTGAAAGAAGTTGTAGAAGTTGATCAAGATGACACCACCTATGAAGCAGGAATATTTTCATTATATGAGAAAGATATTGCTAAAGTCATTATCCGCGAATGTGGTGCAAAAAATACAATTGCAGCACAAGAAACAGAAAGAGCAATCCGAAATTTCAAGCCTTCTGCAATTTTCTTCGCTGGAATTGCTGGCTCCAGAAAGCCAAATGATTTTTCCCTTGGAGATGTAATTTTCCCGAAAGAGATATATTCTTATGAGGCAGGGAAATCAGATAAAAAATCGTTTGTGGCTAGACCTGATTTAGCTTCCACAACATACACTCTTATGGAAATAGCAAAAAAGGAAAGAAGAAAAGAGGATTGGAAATCATTAATTAAAAATGGATGGAATCAAGTTGTAAAGGCTGATTTAGGAATTATTGCCTCTGGAGAACAAATTATTGAGCATTATGAATCAGAAATAGGTGATATTTTAACCAAACACTACAATGATACTTCTGTAGTTGAAATGGAGGGTTTTGGTTTTGCAAAAGCTGCTATGCGGCAAGGAAGAGGTAATAGCCAGATGATGATAGGGGTTGTTAGAGGTATCTCTGATATAATTGGACAACCAAGCAAAAAGAAAATGGAAGAGGAAGATACTGATAGAAGACCAGAAAATGCAAAACAATTAGCTTCGGATACAGCTGCTGCTTTTACATACTGGTTGATATTTAAAGCATTTCCATAA
- a CDS encoding TRAFAC clade GTPase domain-containing protein, which yields MNDMEKHNILIIGGPNTGKTHFGIQLYERINSRQFEFKIDPQNRPSDLSIFEDGLKNIYNGKRAAHTEASANRSIELKITDEKNSEVKLAFPDYAGEQITSIVDNRKVNDLWLDYIENSTSWVLFIRLNELTTLEDIVNKGIPSAEEIQKRNSQPPPVKISEAAFYVELIQTLAYIKGLSRFSPIVEPNLTVVLSCWDELDLPEDQVPSTLLQERLPMLFDFLNNNWQNESLSIIGLSSTEKSLSDDPDDDFMDKEPINFGYFVDKGGSRNEDLTSLIWDFIGHE from the coding sequence ATGAATGATATGGAAAAACATAATATTTTGATAATTGGAGGTCCAAATACAGGTAAGACTCATTTTGGTATTCAATTGTACGAACGTATAAACAGTCGTCAGTTCGAATTTAAAATTGATCCTCAAAACCGCCCTTCTGATTTATCAATTTTTGAAGACGGATTAAAAAACATTTATAATGGAAAAAGAGCCGCACATACAGAAGCTAGTGCCAACCGAAGTATTGAACTGAAAATCACAGATGAAAAAAACTCTGAGGTTAAATTGGCTTTTCCAGACTATGCAGGTGAACAAATCACCTCAATTGTAGATAATAGAAAGGTCAATGATTTATGGCTAGACTATATTGAAAATAGTACATCATGGGTATTGTTCATTCGACTTAACGAACTAACTACTCTTGAGGATATCGTGAATAAAGGAATTCCAAGTGCGGAAGAAATTCAAAAAAGGAATAGTCAACCGCCTCCCGTAAAGATATCAGAAGCGGCCTTCTATGTAGAATTAATTCAAACATTAGCATATATAAAAGGACTTTCAAGATTCTCTCCAATTGTTGAGCCTAACTTAACCGTGGTTTTATCCTGCTGGGATGAACTAGACCTTCCTGAAGATCAGGTTCCTTCAACTTTACTTCAAGAGAGGCTTCCTATGTTATTTGATTTCTTGAATAATAACTGGCAAAATGAATCACTTTCAATTATAGGCTTATCATCAACAGAAAAATCACTTTCAGATGACCCTGATGATGACTTCATGGATAAGGAACCTATAAATTTTGGATATTTCGTTGATAAAGGTGGAAGCCGAAATGAGGATTTAACAAGTTTAATTTGGGATTTTATAGGGCATGAGTAA